TCTTTTTTTATGTCAAAAAGTGTCATCTGATTTTTTTTGTTTGGGACATCATATTCCTTTTCTATTTTTTTTGTTTCAAACTGTTTTAATAACTCTTCTGAACGTCTTAAAACTGTTAATGGTATTCCTGCTAGCTTCGCAACCTCAATGCCATAAGATTTATCTGATGGAGAAGAAATAACTTTATACAAAAAAGTAATGCCGCCACAAGTCTCCTCTACTGCCATGCTAAGATTTACTGTTCCTGGCAAGATTTTTGGCAATTGGGTTAGCTCGTGATAGTGTGTGGCAAACAACACTCGTGCTTGACGACTTTCTTGGCTGTGTAAATACTCAATTATTGACCACGCTATACTTAATCCGTCATAAGTTGACGTTCCCCTACCAACTTCATCTAAAATAACTAAACTTCTTTCAGACGCAAACCTTATAATATTAGCTGTTTCCACCATTTCGACCATAAACGTGCTCTGTCCTCTAGACAGCTCATCCTTGGCTCCTATGCGGGTAAATACGCGATCTATTAAGCCTATTTTTGCGGATTCTGCAGGAATAAAAGATCCCATATGTGCCATTATAGCGATTAGGGCTGCTGTTCTCAAATACGTAGATTTACCAGCCATGTTAGGGCCAGTAATAATTGCGATTCTTTGATCTGAATCAGGACTAAAATTATAATCGTTTGGTGTAAAAGGCTCAGAACCGAGAGCAACTTCTATTACAGGATGTCTCGCGTCTTTTATTAAAAAATCTCTACTTAAATCGATTACTGGGCAAGTATATCCTCTTTCAAAAGCTATATCTGCTAAAGAGATAAGCACATCTATAGTCGCTATAAAATCTGAAATTTCTTGTATTGCTTTAGTATTTTCCATAACTTTATCTATTAAATCAATGTAGACTTTTTCTTCAATCAGAATCATTTCTTCTTCTGCCATAAAAACTTCTTTTTCAAATATCTTAAGTTCTTCTGTAATGTAACGTTCAGCAGAGACAAGAGTCTGTTTTCTTATGTAACGCAAGGGTGCTTTCTCGACGCTGCCTTTAGGTATTTCTATAAAATAACCAAAAATTCTATTTACACCTGTTTTTAGTGTTTTAATACCAGTTTTTTCCCTTTCTTCTTCTTCAAATTTAGCAAGCCAAGAACTCGAGTCATTCATACGCTCTCTCCATTTATCAAGTTCTTTGTTATATCCAGTTCTTATTGTTCCGCCATCACGGACAAAACGTGGGACACTATCAGATAATGCTTCATTTAATAATTGGGATATATTTGATAAATCCGAGAAGGGGCCCCACTTAGATAACACATCAGATGAATTGATTAAATTTTTTATTATTGGAACAGCTTGAAGAGTTTGTTTAATAGCGAGTAAATCAGATGGAGAACCAAGGTTTAAGGTTAATCTACCTAGGGATTTGGCCATATCCCTACATTTAGGAAGAATGTTTTTAATTTTTTCTCTTAAATCATGGTTATTTATTAAACTATCAATAGAATCTTGCCTAAATTTAATTAGTTCTATATCTTGAAGTGGTGCTAAAATCCATTCTTTTAGTTTCCTATTACCCATAGGCGTTTTACACTTATTGAGTGTTGAATATAAAGATATATTATTACTATCAATAAGCTCGAGATTGATTTGAGTTGCCCTGTCCAAAATTAAATTTTCATTTGGGTGGATAGGAATAATCGCAGAAATATGATTAGCTTGTGCAAATTGCGTTTCTTCAAGATAGCGAATAGCAGCATAAACTACACCAATAACAGGGTCAAAATCATCAAATCCCATTGAATTTACTGTTGTAATATTCAATTTGCGACATAACCATGAGGCAGAATTTCTTTCTGTAAATTCCGATTTGTCACGTTCAACAACACTAATTTTTTCATAATCCTTTAAGAATATAGATGAGCGTTCTTTTTGGCTTTTAGATATAACAATTTCATTAGGAGCAAAGGAAGATAAAAGAGAGAAAGCTTGATCTTCTTGAAATGTTCCGGCTTTAAGCACACCACTTCCTGATTCCAAAAATGCCATTAATATTTTACTTTCTAAAAAATAACATGCAATTATTCTTGCATCATTGTCTGCATTCTCAGGAATCCAAGTGCCAGGAGTCACAACTCTAGTAACACTTCTTTTAACAATCGTTTTTCCATCTGGCTCGGTCATTTGCTCGCAAATAGCTACTCTGTAACCAGCGGATACAAGCTTGCTTAAATAAGAATCTACAGCGTGATACGGAACGCCTGCCATTGGAATAGCATTTTTTTGGTCTTTTGATCGAGTAGTTAATACTATATCTAATTCAGCAGATGCAGTACGTGCGTCATCAAAAAATAGTTCATAAAAATCTCCTACGCGGAAAAAAAGAAGGCAATCAGGGTATTTTTTTTTCCAATATATATACTGCTTTAACATCGGAGTTATTTTTATGTCTTCAGATAAACTCAATAAATACTACCTC
This is a stretch of genomic DNA from Synergistaceae bacterium. It encodes these proteins:
- the mutS gene encoding DNA mismatch repair protein MutS, encoding MSLSEDIKITPMLKQYIYWKKKYPDCLLFFRVGDFYELFFDDARTASAELDIVLTTRSKDQKNAIPMAGVPYHAVDSYLSKLVSAGYRVAICEQMTEPDGKTIVKRSVTRVVTPGTWIPENADNDARIIACYFLESKILMAFLESGSGVLKAGTFQEDQAFSLLSSFAPNEIVISKSQKERSSIFLKDYEKISVVERDKSEFTERNSASWLCRKLNITTVNSMGFDDFDPVIGVVYAAIRYLEETQFAQANHISAIIPIHPNENLILDRATQINLELIDSNNISLYSTLNKCKTPMGNRKLKEWILAPLQDIELIKFRQDSIDSLINNHDLREKIKNILPKCRDMAKSLGRLTLNLGSPSDLLAIKQTLQAVPIIKNLINSSDVLSKWGPFSDLSNISQLLNEALSDSVPRFVRDGGTIRTGYNKELDKWRERMNDSSSWLAKFEEEEREKTGIKTLKTGVNRIFGYFIEIPKGSVEKAPLRYIRKQTLVSAERYITEELKIFEKEVFMAEEEMILIEEKVYIDLIDKVMENTKAIQEISDFIATIDVLISLADIAFERGYTCPVIDLSRDFLIKDARHPVIEVALGSEPFTPNDYNFSPDSDQRIAIITGPNMAGKSTYLRTAALIAIMAHMGSFIPAESAKIGLIDRVFTRIGAKDELSRGQSTFMVEMVETANIIRFASERSLVILDEVGRGTSTYDGLSIAWSIIEYLHSQESRQARVLFATHYHELTQLPKILPGTVNLSMAVEETCGGITFLYKVISSPSDKSYGIEVAKLAGIPLTVLRRSEELLKQFETKKIEKEYDVPNKKNQMTLFDIKKDIILEEICAINPDSITPLEALDFLYKLKEKTKDALTDDN